The nucleotide sequence atcaaggaagacaccaaccaagcatgtgtggaacgttttttccagagacatcgtagttaggcatatagatggtcagtcatgttggctaaagtaatccacatgttagtctttgtctgtgcaggcatccaaaacacagcagctgcaacaatcattgtcaggaagataacacaggtttcacgtttcgtgctggcaaccattgcagctcttgatctgtaaaaacataagcataacctctcccccaggttatcaattggtgtggccttttccattgaacgttaactagtgatttgaccataactaatgcaggttctttctgatttagcatggttttgggtcatagttacaaagtgtttcatcacagggcaaatttaggctgtaccacttagatacaagtgattcatcacatacaatccttttgacaattcccctttttgtttaaaaaacaaaacaaaacaaacaaaacaaaacaaaaacacagttcagaatcagatacgtgcgttggatcttgactacgtactcaaaatcgcaaatcaaattcagaggctccttaaatttcgcaaatggtacatatatgacaaaaggatcatggccttaaattcattccctgcattttcttgatcagagtgacaattggtgtattagtctgttagcattctcatcatactgtcccacaatagccacaggttgtttcgtagacaaatctgtaagtccaatcaaatgcagtcatcctgtaaagttgtcataaattcatccctcaaagtttctaactccattttggctgtcatatttattggatattgttttcccttaccggattgaagtcctgtttcagatctatcagtgtagtatttgctttatcaaaaacattggctgttaatactagtggaaatacagcattcaaaagttccttgaagatttctcacttgcacaagcagatctgcaccatccaagcaccttcttgtaggatatgcaactaaacagaattctcagaaaacgttatttgagcttacaatttacttaacaaatcctgacccaagagaggtataggacttttgggcaaatacaagaattcatgtattaaaactttgttccaaatctggcattccgtttgtctcaaaaaatggcctttctttcgttgtctctagcatggtgaatttactaagaagtctcgtacaattaattaccataggataagtccatcaacaaatttttggtttaattgtccagtttcattagaactacgggtctgctcaggatgcctttaaacttcaccctcggactgctccattcagtattacatcgctgcagtggggggagagagaacccccctttcacttctttaaaagcgggcagccaggtttttccagttgtttttttttttttctttctgtcacaAAGGCTCCAGGCTCGGATTCAAAAAACCTTCTGACAGAGACAGATTCCCTGTTACCTGTGCAAATGGCATACCTTTCCAAAGTAATCTTGTAGGAAAAGAGTTAACATGTCCCTGGTTTATGGGAGAGGTGAGGTACAAATCCCTGAACACTGAAAACTTATTTGCTGTCTAGTAAGACAGGTAAGCTTTTTCAGGGTTCACATATGTATGTGCATGGAGTGAGGGAATAGAGCTAGCTGAACAGTTGTGTGAAACATTTTGTGTGGTGAGGCAAGAACTGACATATTTAGCTCTTCAGAATTTACAGGATCTACCCAACATCACTTCCATGAGATCAGCTGCCCTTCAGAGAAGTCACTTCTGAGCCAGGGTGGTGCTAGCACCCCTTGCCCTTGACAGCCAGCCAAAAGTTTGCAGTGGATGAAGCTGGTTGTCAAGTGTTGGTCAGTTTCACCAATATTCCATCGGATGCCCAacagaggggaagggaagggtggTACAAGGTGTATGGGGACACGGAGAAGGCAGGGAGACGCAGACTGCGGGCATGTCCAGGTGTGCAGGCATGTCCAGGTGTGCTTGCACATCCAGGTGGGCCTGCAACTGGGGGCACGGTGCCAAGGCTGGAGTGGCTCGGAGGACATGCCACCACTTCTTACAGTGCCCCTCTCCTTACAGTAAAGCCCGTTTCCTTAAAGATCCCCTGCTCTGCTTGCTCAACCCTGGGAAGCCTGAGCGCTTCCGCCAGCCCCGCTCCCGTTCCCCATGACCCCGTCCGGGCCGGTCACCCAGCCTCTGCCGCTCCCACTGCCTTCCCGGCCGGGGAGTCCCCGCCTCTCCTCCCACGGATATAAAAGCCAGCGCCTCCCGCCCCGTCGGCAGCTCACCGCGTTCAGCCCCGTCGGCACCCCGTCGGCTTGCTCCCCCGAGGATGCTGCGCGCCGTGGCCGGAGGACGTGCCCTGCTGCTGAGCGCCCTGCTGTGCCGCCTGGCCGCCGCCGGTGGGTAACGGCGGGGGGCGGGCCGGGGGCCGCCGGCTGGGGCGGACGGGACAGACAGCGGGGTCTGTCCCTCTGACAGGAGAGCCGCCCCGCGGCAGCGGCTGTGGCGGGGGCAGCGGCTGTCGCGCGCGAGGCCgttggggagggggcagcgctgTGGCGCGGGCTGCGGCGGCCCCGGCTCCCGCCCGACTCCGCTTCAGCACCCGGCCGCGGAGCGCCGGGGGCCGCTTTCTTCCTTTGGGAATCCTTAATGCCCACGGCCTCGTcggtgctggggtgcagggggggggCTCAGGGGTAGGTGGTTGCACGCAGCTGCTGAGCTACAGTAACAAGGAGCGATCTGCTGGATGTCTTTCCCTTGTCCCCTGTTGAGAGCTTGTCGGAAAGCCAGAAAAAGTGGtattcagaaaataatgagGATGTCGCCCAGTGCAACTCTGGATTGCCAGAGGTTACAGAGGTTGTGCGGGGTTTCCCGCTCCGGCTTCCTCCCGGGCAGTTCCCCGAAGCAGCTGCGGAGCCAGCTGGGCAGTGGGCTGCTGGTCACCACGGTGGTGGTCACTGGGCTGGTGGTCACCGCGGCCTctctcccctcctgctgctgcaccgGCCTTGAGTTCATCCCGGGGTAGCCCCTCTCACATGTTCGCATGTGGGGCAAccactgatttttaaatattttatgttccCAAGAtaaataaaaggggaaaatagGAGCTAATGCCTTCTGCAGGAGATACAGCTAGGAATGATTTTGAACTACACCGCATTTATTTGGTGCTTGGACATTCTCATGAGTATCTTTAAGCTTTTGTAGCTGCTTCGGAGGCCTtggaggtctcttccaaccaaaatgattctatgattctatgaaaaaaagagcaatcaGACAGAACTCCAAATAAGTTACCTCAGCAACCTCAGAGTTataaatgggaaaataattttctccttgtATTTCTCACTTCTGCCAGGTCGCATTCCTTTAGTAAGACAAGCATAAGCCCAGAGGGCAGGACTGAGAGCATTCTCCCCCACAAGACCTTTTTCAAGTAGCGATTAACAGCAACTGCTCCATTTAATGAAACTGACTGCAGGGAACCAGGAATTACACATAATATGGCTGATGGCACTCTTCTCTTTTCTATATTTAAAGGCAATCCGGAACTACCAACAGCAGTTAATATAACCTGGTCTTCAATCAATTTTAAAACCATACTACAATGGCAACCAAAACCATCGGGTTACTTCTACACAGTAGAAATACTCGGGTAAGTAGATAACACCAAGGTGTGCTCACTAATGGCAACTGAAAAAGATGCAAATACAGCGTATTCAAATATTTCTGAGACTGAATGTAACAGGCAAAGAGCCCGAACATGAGGTATAGGAAAATTGCCAACTCAGATATTAGTACTTGTTTGTATCAAACTATAAGAATATCTGATTCAGGCTTCTGGTTTTGCCCACTTTAGAAACAGAAAGTTGAGCTTTAGATCAGTATTTCAGTTCTGGAGTTCGGTGCAGGCCAACTGCACCGATAATCTAGGCCAAGATACTTTGAAGAAGTTGACAGTGAACCTGACATACCATGTATTAGATAGAACTTGACCTTTATATGTCTTTCAACGTGTCTGGACTGAGTCTTTTGTCTTTAGTCTTGGGAGGTGTCTGATAAATGAGTCTGCATTTTATTGTAATCGATGAATCACAGTAAATGAATGATTTGTCTTGCTGGGTAAAACTAAAAATTACCTTTGTTCGTCTACCTCTGTCAAGACTTTCTCTATCATCACGTTTTATGTGAGCTATCAAATACTGTGGACACAAGAAGTAGCCATGTGAAGTGTCTAACACCTCTTTCAATACTGCACAAAAACTTCCATGAAGTTCAGTAATAAATCTATGCTGTTCTTAGATCCCATATTAATACATAGAGCATTATTAAATATGCCCCAAAGGGAAACTGCATCATCAACTCTCCTacatattaatgaaaatatggTACTGTAGTCTCTTCTGTCTGTACAAGTAGCATAGAAATGAGGACTGTCTCATGACTAATGGATGAAATACCAGTGCAATGGCCTGATatgttcttttattcttttaataaaCACACACTAGCAGAAtggattttattaatttattaatctGGAGTTTCTTTCCAGCTATTTatgcttgcaaaaaaaaagtctgttttcctgGGATTCAGTATAGAATAAAGTACAGTAATGGTACGGAGACACTCCTTTAGACAAGTTGCTGTTACAGATGAAGTGTGCTTAAACGTTTGCTTTCTCATCTATGTACATTTACAGAATATGTCTGTTTGATCACAAAGATCAAATCTCTGTCCCTTTTCAAGACGTCTCCATAAGAAATCTGGTGAAGTGAGAAGGGAGTTCAGGCAACTTGTAAATAAAACTTGACCTACTTGGAGGAAAACTCATTTGTCAAATTCCAAATGGTCAGCACTCTTGCTCTTTCAGCTGAGATcacacaggtttttttccttagttcaccagcaaaaacagcaaaaagaattGAAGCAATAATATCTaatcttctttttccttactaGGAAGTAAAATGaggaattaacatttttttccccaggtttcATTATTGCTCAAGTAAATGGACCTGCTTTccagcatttaaaaatcaagagaAATGCATGGGTCATGGGTTTTgccaatattttttaattgtaattctACAATGAAAACTGCTACTACTGGCTGGATCTTAGTGTCATTTGCACTTGCACAAGtgcaaaaaagaagttatataTATGAGGAGACATTGTTGTCACATTAAACAATTAATATTGGTGTCAACAGAGCTTGCTAGGACAGGTGACATTTCTTAAGTCAAGAGTTTTCAGATGCATGAGGGATAACACTTTCAAAGTGATTCACGCATCTTACTTTTTTAAACAAGTCTACTACAGAAAAATCCAAAATCAGAACTACTTGTTGTTTATATTCAGTTCATATAAAAGACTGACTTTTTAATTCATATATGTATCCAGTAACATATTTCTGTGTAATATGGGTCATATTTGATTTACTTGATTCTACTCTGAATTGTGATATACAGTTGTACAGGATAGTGGTCTTGAAaagttttttctctccttttcagcATAGTAGACTTGCAAAATTGTCCCACTGGATGAAGGAAACCTATACAGTTTGAGGGGGAAAAGTGTTTTTGACATATCTAAATATGTAAAAGTCTGGTTGGAAAGTGTTGAcgcttctttcttgttcttttcagaaagacatctgacacaaaaaaaaaatgcatacgGACAGAAGAAACAGAGTGTGATGTTACTGATGTGCTCAAGAATGTAAAAGAGACCTATACAGCACACATACTCTCTGTAACGTCCTCGAGGATGGACAACTTTGAAGAACCACCTTATGCAGTCTCTGAAGAATTCACACCTTATAATCAGAGTAAGATTGCCAATTAAATCTTACAATAAACTTAATTTCAAGACTCTTTCCATTCACTTAAATAAGGTTTAGATTGGGCCTAAGATTTTTCCAGTAGGTTCTTATCATACTGATATCTGAGAATATGACATTCAGCCATAAACCTTTCCTGTTGTAGGGGAGTGTGTAAGATTTTAGCTACTGTTTGTTTCTCAATGCAGTGAGCAGATTATTTTATTAACATTGTGTACTGGATGAAGATATTTGCTAATAGTCCAGGATTTCATTGTATTACTTTGGTTCTCTAAACATGCAATAGATTTGAGGAGGAGagtgaagggaggaagaaaaaagaacatgtGTAGGAAAGATGATGTCagttttttaattctaaaaatGCTTGTTTAGCTGTCCTCGGAAAACCAGAGATACAGAATTACAGACAAAAAGGTTCGAAACTGAACGTGGTGTTCCAAGATCCACTTACACCGTATACATTTCCTAATGGAAGCTTTCAAAGCATTCGAGATATTTTCCAACATGACCTGGAATACAAACTCTACTACTGGAAAGATCAAAGTTCTGGAAAGGTAAGGTCTAACTCAACTTTTTACATATTCTGTAGCTGTATTATAACTACACAATTTCTATTAAGAGCTGAACTTCTGCAGACAACactttcttgaaatatttttttcctttacagaaagatgcaacaacaaaaagccataCATTTGAACTAAGCGTTGACAGTTCAAAGAACTATTGCTTCTATATACAGGGAATCATTCCCTCCCGCAGAGAAAACCGTAATGGTCAAGAAAGCGCAGTGCTTTGTACCAGCGTAGGAAGAAATATCTCAGATGGTAGGTATCTGGCAAAGTTTGTCATGTAGCCTTTAGCattcaaacaaaaaagacacTTCAGGTCTGATTGTATTTTTATACCTCTTTAAATTGTGATGCCTGTTACAGAATAAACTATTTACTGTGTAAGTGAGAGGACAGTCTGAACATGGAAACTCATGGGAAGAACTCACATTAAGCGAGAGTCCACCATCTCTTGCTGGTTGGAATTGGTTTTAGGATTTTGCTAAACTTTTTTGATTAGTTTTAAATTCTCTGAGTTGATGACTGGTCACTGAGGATTCAAATCTCATTGCTAGCCttcaccttcattttttttgttttctaattgttTTCCTCAGATCCTTTGAGCAACAGGTCCTACAGTAAGTTCTTGAAGGACTAGGTCTAAAACATAGGAGTGCTGGAAACCTACATTGACTTGTAGTTTGAACTGAAGTTTGGTTATTATCTCAAAAACAGACGATGAGACTAAGCCTCTCTTCACTGTTATGTTACAAGGTCAGAGGCTGGCAGATTGACTTCTTTATTGGTAAATAAGTTAGTGAGCGGTCAGTGAATCAACCCATCTAATTCCAGACAAACAACCTGGATAACATTTTCTTCAATATAAATTCatcaatatttattaaataatatcaCATTGCTGTACcgtctttttcttctccaccaGATAAGAATATTTGCACTCCAGAAAAGCTCTTCTAAAATTGGCAGATTAACTCTCTCAAATTAACTTTCTTATCcagatacatatttttgtttatcACAATAGTCGAATTCTAGTAAATTACAACTTGAATACAAATATCTTCTCTTGGTGTTTTCAGCTTCTAACATAGAATACATTTCCACTTTGTTTCACAAAGTGGAATACAGTGGTAGGGGAGAGGTTTGACTTCTTCTTGTGGTGGTACCATGGTATTTTAGTCCACTAACTAAACTAAATTAAAACCTAGTGTGAAGCAGGTGAAATAAAGCTTTACTTTAGCTCAACAAAATCgcattaaaattaattcagttcACACTGGGGTGGTCACTCCAgttctgtgatactgtaaaatacagaaagcattTAGTTCAGTGGAGTGAGTTCTAGGAGTTCGTAGCACTGTGACATTATGGCTTCAGAAAACTGAatcttggatttctttttcctcccctacAGAATATGGAGCAGAAGTCTTTATCATCATAGCAGTGATAGCAATTGTGGTCATCACTCTTGCCATTGTCCTGCCAGTGATCCTGTGTAAACgcaagaaagcaaaagctgcaagAGAAAAGGAACCACTGAATGGTGtctaaggaaaaaatattgtggacactatgaaaaaagaaaaagacaaaaatcagaaaCTGGATGATTGGGTGGAGCCTTTTAGCCTCTCCAATACAGGAGTTTTGAAGCCCAAACGTTACATGGCTTCAACAATCTGTTAGTTACAGATGAAAAACCCAGATATCAAGAAGTCCCTGTGTCACTAGTGGCCAGAAGCTGGAAGAGCATTCTGGTGACCTGTTTACAGTAGCCTAACCCTGCTCATACACTCTTTCCAAGCTCCTTGTTTATCCTGTCTGAAACAGGATTCTGAACTAGATGGACCTTTGACTTGACCCGGTACAGCCACTCTGAACATACGGCCTTACTGAGCCAGACTTATGGTActtgtgaggggaaaaaacactACTTCTGAAAAACATGTGTCCTTTACCTAACTAAAAGGTACACCTGTCTGTTTCTATGAAACAAAACCTGTATTTACCTGAGTTTTAACATTATTAACTGGTGAAATCATCTGTTAGTTCAGATGTGAGGAAGACGCTACTATTATTTCTGCACTTCTTGGATAAAATTAGCTTGGTCCATTTATCTTTGGATATAGGTGAACAAACTGAAACTACTGTACTGGCGACTTTTAAGGAAATCTCTTGAAGTAGGTAGCTGCTATCCATTTGGAAAGCATATCCAGAATACACTACACCTAGAATTATACAGACAGAGTAGTTTGATGGTTCCAAGTAAGTGTTAGAAAAAACACTTTGCAGTTTTTGAGTCAATAGTAACTCACTTCATGCAAGCACTGAGTAGGCAGCAGTATTCACTGCATtttgaacattaattttaattaaacagtTGGTGAATGAGTATTTTATGTGGTATAGATTCAAATTGTCTTGGTGATGGGACCTGGAGGTACTTGCTGCTTTggctattttaatatttattttataaatgagAATCTAATTTTTATACTGGTGATATCTGTATTTATAATGGTAATTTATACTTTTCTAGCAAAATAAAGGTGACTGGGAAAATaagactttcttttcttttccttttttttttttttttaatgaagtacaGTATTCATTCCAgaactaaattaaaaatacatttaagaaaTTTATCTTGCAACAGCAATGTGGGCAAACTGCCAGAAGTCTGACCAGCACTCTGCAAAATAGACTATCAGGACACCTATGCCTGTAAGGATAAAGATATGAGAAGCCACAGTTCATCAATGGATGAAAGGTTTTGGAGAGTCCCAAGTCACTTTTCAGCTGTCCGCACATGTGAGCGATTATTCAGTGTTTGCATTCACAGCTTCTCATTCTAATGGAAAGTATCACCGGTGTCTCTTGGATGTGTCACGCAGGGATCCCCACGGTGGTGCCCGTACCGCTTGTGGTACTAATGTTCATTCAAGATGCTATGGGGCCTGGCCCAGAGATGGGAACTGCTGCAACCAATGTTGGTATCAACTGCTGCTGCTAACAATGGTGGTAggcacaaaaaaaacaaaaaacaacccattgagagaacagaaaaaaaagcatcttgcaTTTGGCACTAATTGGTTGCATCTCTAAACTTTATACAGATCTTAATATACTCATTGCATTTATAGGAAAGAATAACATTATATAAAATCAATATCCAAATCTACCAATTTTTACAcaactgtattttatgtttttcattCCTACTGTGTTATAGATACCTTCCTTGTATGGATTAAGGTTCCTGTGAACATGTGAATCTGGTTTATgggggctttctttgttctttaattctcctttttacagagggaagaaaacaaacaccatcATCCTCTCAAAAAGACCCCTGTTTACTTAATATTGTGCAATAAATGCTGATGCATAAGCCTTATATGGAAGAGGAATCTTACAAAAGCAATCAAACAAGAGCTTGTGGGAGTAAACTTTAAAACATTCCAAGGCTGTCATCATCACTTCTCTTCCCTGTGGTGTTCTGCTTCCTCAGCTTCATTCAGTGCCAAGCTGAGAAAAGGGAAGAGctcacaggagaagaaaagcccGTAGGTTACATCAAAGCTTTTATTAAACTAGACCATACAGCTGATTGTCATGAGCTACACAGAATGATATTATAAATCATGCTTCATTACTTAAGAGATTTTTGGTTTGTGCTGAATAtgaatgttgtttttattaaaataaataaataaagaatgctCATATAAATGCAAACAAGTGTCTTAAACAACATAAGAATTATCCACTACTGCACAAGTTCTGGAAACCTGAAGTGCTTCTGTTCCCTAGCTGCAGTATGTTACTGTCCAACAATGCTGAGTAACCGGAGTCACGGGGCTCGCAGATCCTATTTCAAagaggtttttttgctgtttgtggaGAGAGTTGAGAGACAGGCTTTTTATTGCAAACTTCCGGAAGCATTATCCTTTGAGCCAGGGTACTGAGCCCAcgcaaaatattttatgcagGGATTCAGTTTTCTCAGAGTATCAGGGTGGGCAAAAGTTGTTGAATAAAGGGTACTGTCACTAGGAAGAAAGACTAGATCGTATCTACAACACATGTGGCCACTTCAGTACTGTACTGATTCAAGACAGAGCCAGCCACCCAGGGAATCGATGTGAGAGAGGGAAGGCTTTTCCTATGCACCTAAGCTCCCCAGCTTACCTTCCAAGCAGGTTTCTGTAAGCAAGTGTGTTCCTACTGATGCTCCCGATTCCATGTTCTACTTTGCTTCTTGTCATCTCTTGCAGAAGAAGGTATACGGCTATTTCATGTGGATATAACCACTTGTGCAGTTCCCTGATGCAGTACTTGTGCTCTCTCCTTATACAAATGAATAGGTAACACTGCCTACTGTAGCAAGGCACTTTCGTTTCATAGTACTGCTTTAAAACCGCATTCTTCTTCATATGAGTGAATAAAGGCTGGTATTGTTCTGTTACTATTCTGCCAGCCCTAAAAGCATTACAGACAGGAAAATTACTACCATTACTTAAAATGAACAACTGTACAGGACTTCACAAGTGCATATATGATAGATATGGCAGCAAGCAGCTTAGCTAATTTATTTCTAGCAGACTCAGCTTTCCACTGCGAgaatgctgctgctgagaggcATGTAATGATAAGAATGTGATTATAAGCTTAACTTGGATCACTAGTTACGTGGCAACTCAGGACAAAGAGTTTCTGCATTAAGTAagtgaaaataaacagctgTGACAGATCACCTTCTCGGTTTAGTTTTGTAATGCTGATGATTTTGCAGGTTAGTAGTGATTGCTACACAGTTTCAGAACCTTGTAACACACAGGAGTGGGCTTTTGACAGCACCAGACCCAAGAGTCAACAGAGTAGTCTTCTAATTACACAGTATCGATCCACATGGATCGATCCAGGCTTCCCATAGCCTGTGTGTCACTGGGGAACAGAGAACACTTGGTGTTAATGTTTgaggaagacaagaaaaacaaaaaagaacaccTGCTAGACAGGCCAGAAGCAGGAACCAGCCAGCTGAAAATCTTTCCACAAACATTAGGTGTGGCATTACCCACCATGACCAGTGCTCTCTCACGCAGTCCGCCCATTCCCTTGACAAAGAGAAGCTGTCACAGAAAGCTGCCCTTTCCTTGTGTGCTGGTGTGTCTCCTCCAGCGCTCTATAGCAGGACACTTACAAAAGTTCTGGCCTAATTACCAGGACAGATGTGCTGTGAAACTCCTCTTCCTTCCGCCTTACAATGAGAAGTCTTCCTGCCAGTGAGatccttctgctgcttctggcgGCATTCGGCCCGTACAGCCCGTTTCTGTACCTCCCACAAGGTCCCTGCAAGAACCtcttttcttgtaattcctCAGTTTCTAACTGTAGCTCAGTTAAGCAAGTTCATACAAAGATGTGCCTTGGGGACTATTTCTTCCAGTAAAACCTGCCAGCACCTGGGAATAATGACACAGCCGTGTTCACTGTCTCCAGAGCTTTTACAGTCAGTTCCTGTCTCACATATCCAATTCCAGAAATTGTGCCTGTTTCTCATCTTGTCAAAGTTTGTGCCCTGTTAGTGACATGCTTCAGTGATTTGCTCCTGCAAGAAGCTCACAACATTCTGCTCCTTCCTATTTTTACTGTCTACAGCTTCCCTAGGTCACTGTA is from Columba livia isolate bColLiv1 breed racing homer chromosome 8, bColLiv1.pat.W.v2, whole genome shotgun sequence and encodes:
- the F3 gene encoding tissue factor; translated protein: MLRAVAGGRALLLSALLCRLAAAGNPELPTAVNITWSSINFKTILQWQPKPSGYFYTVEILGKTSDTKKKCIRTEETECDVTDVLKNVKETYTAHILSVTSSRMDNFEEPPYAVSEEFTPYNQTVLGKPEIQNYRQKGSKLNVVFQDPLTPYTFPNGSFQSIRDIFQHDLEYKLYYWKDQSSGKKDATTKSHTFELSVDSSKNYCFYIQGIIPSRRENRNGQESAVLCTSVGRNISDEYGAEVFIIIAVIAIVVITLAIVLPVILCKRKKAKAAREKEPLNGV